One Tolypothrix bouteillei VB521301 DNA window includes the following coding sequences:
- a CDS encoding cysteine desulfurase family protein, whose product MSTRPIYLDCHATTPIDERVLAAMIPYFTEHFGNPSSIGHVYGWEAEAAVKQAREILATTINATPEEIIFTSGATEANNLAIKGVAEAYFQKGQHIITLATEHSAVLDPCKYLKTLGFEITILPVQKDGLIDLTELEQAFRTDTILVSVMAANNEIGVLQPLAEIGAMCRDRGILFHSDAAQAIGKVPLDVQAMKIDLMSLTAHKVYGPKGIGALYVRRKNPRVQLAAQQHGGGHERGMRSGTLYTPQIAGFGRAVEIALQEQATETERLTQLRQRLWEQLSQIEGIHLNGHPTRRLAGNLNISVEGVDGAALQLGLQSVMAVSSGSACSSAKTAPSHVLTALGNSEQLAYASVRFGIGRFNTTEEIDKVAQHAISTIQSLRKQKLLV is encoded by the coding sequence ATGTCTACCCGTCCTATATACTTAGATTGCCACGCTACCACACCGATTGATGAACGGGTGCTAGCAGCAATGATACCTTACTTTACAGAACACTTTGGCAACCCTTCTAGCATCGGTCATGTTTATGGATGGGAAGCAGAGGCGGCTGTTAAACAAGCACGGGAAATTTTGGCGACAACCATCAACGCCACACCAGAAGAAATTATCTTTACTAGCGGTGCAACAGAAGCAAATAACTTAGCTATCAAAGGTGTTGCAGAAGCTTATTTTCAAAAAGGACAGCATATCATCACTTTAGCAACAGAGCATAGCGCTGTCCTAGATCCTTGCAAGTATTTGAAAACCTTAGGTTTTGAAATCACAATTCTTCCCGTACAAAAGGATGGACTGATTGATTTAACGGAGTTAGAACAAGCTTTTCGTACTGATACAATTCTTGTATCAGTGATGGCTGCTAATAACGAAATTGGCGTGTTGCAGCCGCTAGCAGAAATTGGTGCAATGTGTCGCGATCGCGGTATCCTTTTCCATTCTGATGCAGCACAAGCAATCGGTAAAGTTCCTTTGGATGTGCAAGCAATGAAAATCGATCTGATGTCACTGACAGCACATAAAGTATACGGTCCAAAGGGTATTGGTGCCTTATACGTTCGCCGAAAAAATCCCAGAGTACAACTTGCAGCGCAACAACATGGTGGTGGTCACGAACGGGGAATGCGTTCTGGTACTTTATACACGCCGCAAATTGCAGGTTTTGGTAGAGCCGTAGAAATAGCTTTACAAGAACAAGCGACAGAAACGGAACGTTTGACCCAGCTCAGACAAAGATTGTGGGAACAGCTTTCTCAGATAGAAGGAATTCATTTGAACGGACATCCTACACGGCGATTGGCAGGAAACTTGAACATCAGTGTTGAAGGTGTGGATGGTGCTGCGTTGCAATTGGGATTGCAATCTGTCATGGCGGTGTCTTCTGGTTCGGCTTGTTCTTCAGCAAAGACTGCGCCTTCCCACGTTCTCACAGCACTGGGGAATTCAGAACAGTTAGCTTATGCTTCAGTGCGATTTGGGATAGGAAGATTCAACACGACTGAAGAAATTGATAAAGTGGCACAACATGCGATTTCGACTATTCAAAGTTTGCGGAAACAGAAATTGTTGGTGTAA
- a CDS encoding Ldh family oxidoreductase, with product MSSYNKISVKSLHNFFDAVLSPYELLPEVAEALKTHLVEANLCGMDSHGLQQIFGYVKSLQSGRINPKPNLSVNSVRPTTIRIDGDRAPGQYAGKVAMEKAIEVARQYGIAVVGVSNSNHFGMAGYYTRMAAEAGTIGFATSDTSAVDLAPYGGTKAKLGNNPISWGIPTGTSQPVILDMAAGTVSGGKVKHFAYQGLPIPFGWGLTEAGEPTDNPKQVAVNLPASYKGSGLAFVADLLCGPLLGTVAAMFKNKAIHDGANGTGHLFWVLDVEAWTDRNEFEQRVQNAIASLKETPRLDPNQPIYYPGELEAMTRQERLLTGIPIPQALIEELTAFFGEESVSPLIH from the coding sequence ATGTCAAGCTACAACAAGATTTCAGTCAAATCCCTGCATAATTTTTTTGATGCAGTTCTCTCTCCCTACGAATTGTTACCGGAAGTTGCAGAAGCATTGAAAACGCATTTGGTGGAGGCAAATCTTTGTGGAATGGATTCCCACGGTTTGCAGCAAATTTTTGGTTATGTGAAAAGTTTGCAAAGCGGGCGAATTAACCCAAAACCAAATTTGTCTGTCAATTCAGTACGTCCAACAACGATCCGGATTGATGGCGATCGCGCTCCCGGACAGTACGCAGGTAAAGTCGCAATGGAAAAAGCGATTGAAGTTGCGCGTCAGTATGGGATAGCGGTGGTGGGAGTCAGTAATAGCAATCACTTTGGGATGGCAGGTTATTATACTCGCATGGCAGCAGAAGCAGGTACAATTGGCTTTGCAACTAGCGATACGAGTGCTGTAGACTTAGCTCCCTATGGAGGAACAAAGGCAAAACTGGGTAACAATCCCATTTCTTGGGGAATCCCTACAGGTACATCGCAACCCGTTATTTTAGATATGGCAGCAGGGACAGTAAGCGGTGGTAAAGTTAAGCACTTTGCTTACCAAGGTTTACCGATACCTTTTGGTTGGGGGCTTACGGAAGCAGGAGAACCAACGGATAATCCCAAGCAGGTAGCAGTCAATTTACCAGCATCATACAAAGGTTCTGGTTTGGCATTTGTGGCGGATTTACTCTGCGGTCCTTTGTTAGGTACGGTAGCAGCAATGTTTAAAAATAAAGCAATCCACGATGGTGCGAACGGTACCGGACATTTATTCTGGGTGCTTGATGTGGAAGCGTGGACCGATCGCAATGAGTTTGAGCAACGGGTGCAAAATGCGATCGCTTCTCTCAAAGAAACACCCCGTCTTGACCCCAACCAACCCATCTACTATCCTGGAGAACTAGAAGCCATGACACGCCAAGAGCGATTGTTAACTGGTATTCCAATACCCCAAGCCTTAATTGAGGAATTGACTGCGTTTTTTGGAGAAGAGAGTGTTTCTCCACTCATCCATTAA
- a CDS encoding nucleotidyltransferase family protein — MSLTPNNPSQATINMAGITTQLPIEIPNDQIAEICQRYHIRKVSLFGSILRDDFRPDSDIDILVEFEPGYTPGFAFIDIQDELSMLLGRKVDLNTPQDISRYFRDRVLAEAKVQYVKN; from the coding sequence ATGAGTTTAACCCCCAATAACCCCTCACAAGCCACAATCAACATGGCAGGAATAACTACCCAATTACCTATTGAAATTCCTAATGACCAAATTGCGGAAATCTGCCAGCGTTACCACATCCGCAAAGTTTCCCTATTCGGTTCCATCCTGCGGGATGATTTCCGCCCTGATAGTGACATTGACATCTTAGTTGAGTTTGAACCCGGATACACCCCAGGTTTTGCCTTCATCGATATTCAGGATGAACTCTCTATGCTGTTAGGGAGAAAAGTTGATCTTAACACTCCCCAAGATATCAGCCGTTACTTCCGAGATCGAGTACTAGCAGAAGCCAAAGTGCAGTATGTCAAAAACTGA
- the murJ gene encoding murein biosynthesis integral membrane protein MurJ: MKRSIAGIAGIVAIATLISKLFGLLRSTCVAAVFGVGPVADAYNYAYIIPGFLLVLLGGINGPLHSTLVSILAKREKSTAAPLVETITTLTSCILLLVTVGLIVFADFFTNLIAPGLEPQVRNLAARQLQIMAPIALLSGFIGIGFGTLNAAQHYWLPSISPMLSSVTVIIGLGFLALKQRTLANTPDSFLLGGLVLAGGTLAGAVLQWLVQSIVQWREGMGTLRLRFDFYSPGVKEAIAVMTPAILSSSMTQINIYVDLFFASYIPHAAAALNYAGLLAQTPKGILTSALLIPFMTVFSQLTKPEDRSALKLRLRQSITIAALTMLPLGALMISLAVPIVRVVYERQAFDSNASKLVATLFMAYGLGAFTSVVVSVLVRVFYALEDGQTPFRITLINILLNIGLDYLLVKAFGAPGLVLASMAVNLTATIMLLWCLRRQLNGLALREWSLPILGLIGMSGIAGLTCWLVSWAFEVFWSSEGIARQLLQLSLASSIGLGVFAALVSVMKLPEVELLVNRLRKK; this comes from the coding sequence ATGAAGCGCTCAATAGCTGGAATTGCGGGAATTGTTGCGATCGCCACTCTCATTAGCAAACTCTTTGGGTTACTGCGATCCACTTGTGTTGCAGCAGTTTTTGGAGTTGGTCCGGTTGCTGATGCATACAATTATGCCTATATTATCCCCGGATTTTTGTTAGTCTTGCTTGGTGGTATCAATGGTCCTTTGCACAGTACTCTAGTGAGTATTTTAGCTAAGCGAGAAAAATCAACTGCTGCTCCTTTGGTAGAAACCATCACCACCCTCACAAGCTGCATCTTACTTTTAGTAACAGTTGGTTTGATTGTTTTTGCAGATTTTTTCACTAATTTAATAGCCCCTGGTTTGGAACCACAAGTTAGAAACCTCGCTGCACGTCAATTGCAGATCATGGCTCCCATTGCTCTTTTATCGGGGTTTATTGGCATTGGCTTTGGGACTCTGAATGCAGCCCAACATTACTGGCTTCCTTCCATTAGCCCAATGCTATCGAGTGTGACTGTCATTATTGGGTTGGGTTTTTTAGCCCTAAAACAAAGAACCCTTGCTAATACACCTGACTCTTTCCTGCTAGGAGGCTTGGTATTAGCAGGAGGAACCCTTGCAGGTGCTGTTTTGCAATGGCTCGTTCAATCGATCGTACAGTGGCGGGAGGGTATGGGGACTTTACGCCTGCGCTTTGACTTTTATTCTCCTGGGGTGAAAGAGGCGATCGCAGTTATGACCCCTGCCATCTTATCTTCCAGCATGACCCAAATTAACATTTATGTAGATTTATTCTTTGCTTCTTACATTCCTCATGCAGCTGCGGCGCTCAATTATGCTGGGCTACTTGCCCAAACTCCCAAAGGTATCCTGACTAGTGCCTTATTGATACCATTTATGACCGTATTTTCCCAATTAACAAAACCAGAAGATCGATCGGCGTTAAAGCTGCGGCTTCGGCAAAGCATTACAATCGCAGCCCTCACCATGTTACCTTTAGGAGCTTTGATGATAAGTTTAGCCGTACCAATTGTCAGAGTTGTGTACGAGCGCCAAGCATTTGACTCCAATGCATCCAAACTGGTTGCAACTCTTTTCATGGCTTATGGTTTGGGAGCTTTCACCAGTGTAGTTGTCAGCGTACTCGTGCGAGTCTTTTATGCTTTGGAAGATGGGCAAACACCTTTTCGCATAACTTTAATAAATATTTTACTGAATATAGGACTCGATTACTTGCTAGTCAAAGCATTTGGAGCACCCGGTTTAGTTCTTGCATCCATGGCAGTGAATTTAACAGCAACAATAATGTTATTGTGGTGCTTGCGTCGCCAACTCAACGGTTTAGCTTTGCGAGAATGGAGTTTACCCATACTTGGTTTAATTGGTATGAGCGGAATCGCAGGGCTTACTTGTTGGCTTGTAAGTTGGGCTTTTGAAGTTTTTTGGAGTAGCGAAGGAATAGCGAGACAATTATTGCAATTAAGCCTTGCTAGCAGTATCGGATTAGGAGTGTTTGCAGCTTTAGTAAGTGTTATGAAACTGCCAGAAGTTGAGTTATTGGTGAATCGTTTGAGAAAGAAATAA
- a CDS encoding type II toxin-antitoxin system VapC family toxin, whose translation MKKALLDTNILSYFLRGKIEVVTKLNEYSQFYEYLTFSILSYYEIKSGLLYKDAKNLLSKFEELANESEILPLTVKTMNIASKIYVELRTKGLLIPPIDILIAASSIECGYLLVTANTKHFENISDLTVENWAE comes from the coding sequence GTGAAAAAAGCATTGTTAGACACCAATATTCTTTCGTATTTCCTTAGAGGGAAGATTGAGGTTGTCACTAAACTTAATGAATACAGTCAATTCTATGAATATCTTACGTTTTCAATTCTAAGTTACTACGAAATTAAAAGTGGCTTATTGTATAAGGACGCAAAAAATCTTCTGTCTAAATTTGAAGAGCTTGCTAATGAAAGCGAAATTCTTCCCTTGACAGTAAAGACCATGAATATTGCTAGTAAGATTTATGTAGAGTTGAGAACAAAAGGACTACTTATTCCTCCTATAGATATTTTGATTGCTGCTTCATCTATCGAATGCGGCTATCTTCTTGTTACAGCTAACACCAAGCATTTTGAGAATATTTCAGATTTGACGGTAGAAAACTGGGCTGAGTAG
- a CDS encoding S41 family peptidase has protein sequence MSVAAVLLLWFASPLPKMLAQPQVKIFEKVWQTVNENFYDPNFNGVDWKAMRKKYEPSAANTKSSQELAVVINQMLSELQTSHTRFYIKDEPAYYQLLGIFQAGNPEFQKQLRKFFPKGKIEYSGIGITTKDINGKTFISTILDSSPAAKAGLKVGDQLLSVGDRPYKPIESFAGKADQNVTLLIQRTSNANSRQKITVIPKLLDATTMFKSAQQASTQTFERDSKKIGYVHIWSNAADPDQEQLREDLIYGRLREADGLVLDLRDGWGGGDISYLNIFTAKAGPSVTNIARDGRKYTFIPQWKKPVVMIINEGSRSSKEILAYAFQQHKIGSVVGSKTTGAVVAGRLFLMDDGSFLYLAVSNVFLDENQRLEGKGVTPDISVPFSLEYAEGKDPQKERAIEVLLSTMKQRS, from the coding sequence ATGAGTGTTGCAGCTGTACTCCTCTTGTGGTTTGCTTCTCCCTTACCCAAAATGCTTGCCCAACCACAAGTAAAGATTTTTGAAAAAGTTTGGCAAACTGTAAACGAAAACTTTTACGACCCCAATTTTAATGGAGTGGACTGGAAGGCAATGCGGAAAAAGTATGAACCATCCGCAGCAAATACCAAGTCCAGCCAAGAACTGGCTGTAGTTATCAATCAAATGCTGTCTGAGTTGCAAACATCTCACACTCGTTTCTACATAAAAGATGAACCTGCTTACTATCAGCTTTTGGGTATTTTTCAAGCAGGGAATCCTGAGTTTCAAAAGCAGTTAAGAAAGTTTTTTCCAAAAGGTAAGATTGAATACAGTGGCATTGGTATAACTACCAAAGATATCAACGGCAAAACTTTTATCAGCACTATACTCGATAGTAGTCCTGCTGCTAAAGCTGGGTTAAAAGTGGGCGACCAATTGCTGAGTGTAGGCGATCGCCCTTACAAACCCATTGAGTCTTTTGCTGGTAAAGCGGATCAAAACGTCACGTTGTTAATTCAAAGAACCAGTAATGCGAACAGCCGCCAAAAAATTACCGTCATTCCCAAGCTGCTAGACGCAACCACCATGTTTAAGTCAGCACAGCAAGCAAGTACCCAAACGTTCGAGCGAGATAGCAAAAAAATTGGTTACGTTCACATCTGGTCAAATGCAGCAGATCCAGATCAAGAACAGCTACGGGAAGACCTTATCTACGGTCGTCTCCGAGAAGCAGATGGTTTAGTTTTAGATTTACGAGATGGCTGGGGTGGAGGAGACATTAGCTATCTCAACATATTTACAGCAAAAGCAGGACCAAGTGTTACCAATATTGCTCGTGACGGTAGAAAATATACATTTATTCCTCAATGGAAAAAACCTGTTGTCATGATAATTAATGAAGGAAGCAGAAGTAGTAAGGAAATTCTGGCATATGCTTTTCAGCAACATAAAATAGGATCTGTTGTTGGTTCTAAAACAACAGGCGCAGTTGTTGCTGGTCGTCTTTTTCTCATGGATGATGGTAGTTTCCTTTATTTAGCGGTTTCCAACGTATTTCTTGATGAAAACCAAAGGTTAGAAGGTAAAGGAGTCACACCAGATATTAGCGTTCCCTTCTCATTAGAGTATGCAGAGGGTAAAGATCCTCAAAAAGAGAGGGCTATAGAGGTTTTGCTGTCAACAATGAAGCAACGCAGCTAA
- a CDS encoding VanW family protein: MLQLLTPSLKALIRQKIKDAQSLWRGYVFYYPRKQDSEPSSDYCYQWSEISTAIKQRSGSPQVNENRFWNMQLAAKGIDGLTLNPEQIFDFWNRVPRPTLANGFREGPTLVGNRLMTDVGGGLCQISTTLFQALLWANCEILERHNHSIDAHGDTRFFTLGQDATVAYGYKNLIVRNNNQVSLRLQLQVLSEKALVVASVWGTEPKPVEVKVSSQVLETLPAPQTNGMPGWRVETLRYACQLEEPTTGWQVNYRTLDVYQPHVKLQQDFSQIPA, from the coding sequence ATGTTACAGCTTCTAACCCCAAGTTTGAAAGCGTTGATTCGTCAAAAAATTAAAGATGCTCAATCGTTATGGCGGGGTTATGTGTTTTACTACCCTCGCAAACAAGACTCAGAGCCATCTTCTGATTATTGCTATCAATGGAGTGAGATTAGTACTGCAATTAAACAACGTTCTGGTTCTCCCCAAGTCAATGAAAACCGTTTTTGGAATATGCAACTGGCGGCAAAGGGTATTGATGGATTGACTCTGAATCCAGAGCAAATTTTTGACTTTTGGAACCGCGTACCGCGTCCAACTCTTGCCAATGGTTTCCGTGAAGGTCCAACTTTAGTGGGTAATCGATTGATGACTGATGTTGGAGGTGGGTTGTGTCAAATTTCTACGACTTTATTTCAGGCTTTACTATGGGCAAACTGTGAAATTCTAGAACGTCACAATCACTCAATTGATGCTCATGGAGACACTCGTTTTTTTACTTTGGGTCAAGATGCAACTGTAGCTTATGGTTATAAAAACTTAATTGTCAGGAACAACAACCAAGTTTCTTTACGTTTGCAATTGCAGGTGTTAAGTGAAAAGGCTTTGGTTGTAGCAAGTGTTTGGGGAACTGAGCCAAAGCCAGTAGAAGTAAAGGTTTCTTCTCAAGTTTTGGAAACGCTCCCCGCACCTCAGACGAATGGAATGCCTGGTTGGCGGGTAGAAACGCTCCGTTACGCGTGCCAATTGGAAGAGCCAACTACAGGATGGCAAGTTAATTACCGCACATTAGATGTGTATCAGCCTCATGTCAAGCTACAACAAGATTTCAGTCAAATCCCTGCATAA
- the trpB gene encoding tryptophan synthase subunit beta, with translation MYFHSEFSSPDLLSHNGYYGEFGGKFIPEILHETFEDLIEVYKAARADPKFWQEFTFLLSNYSCRPTPLTYAENLTTYFAGAKIFIKREDLNHTGAHKLNNVLGQALLAKRMGKTRVIAETSAGQHGVATATVAAKFGLECTIYMGAIDVKRQYPNVFWMQRLGAEVVPVSTGSQTYKDAINEALRDWSAFMDSTYYIFGTACGPHPYPEMVSWFQSVIGVETRQQIVQQTGKLPSAVYACVGGGSNAIGIFSGFLDDKSVQLIGVEAGGSGLNSHKHAARLASKDATVGISQGYKTYFLQNNDGQMQETHSIAAGLDYVGVSPVLAHLLELGRIQVSTATDQEVLDTLKLCLTKEGLIPSLESTHAFVQAFKDAPRLSPEDCIVINLSGRGDKDIFTLANAFGDRSWKEFLSNKIDQLS, from the coding sequence ATGTATTTTCACTCGGAATTCTCATCCCCCGATTTATTAAGCCATAATGGTTACTATGGGGAATTTGGAGGCAAGTTCATTCCCGAAATTTTGCATGAAACCTTTGAAGATCTAATTGAAGTATATAAAGCTGCACGTGCAGACCCTAAATTCTGGCAAGAATTTACATTTTTGTTATCTAATTACTCTTGCCGTCCTACACCCCTAACTTACGCAGAAAATTTAACAACCTACTTTGCCGGAGCAAAAATTTTTATTAAACGAGAAGATTTAAATCATACAGGAGCACATAAATTAAACAATGTTTTAGGACAAGCCTTGCTTGCCAAAAGAATGGGAAAAACAAGAGTTATTGCCGAAACAAGTGCAGGTCAACACGGGGTAGCAACGGCAACTGTGGCGGCAAAATTTGGATTGGAATGCACAATATACATGGGGGCTATAGATGTTAAACGTCAATATCCTAACGTTTTCTGGATGCAAAGACTTGGGGCTGAAGTTGTCCCAGTGTCTACGGGAAGTCAAACTTACAAAGATGCCATTAATGAGGCGCTAAGGGATTGGTCTGCTTTTATGGATTCGACCTACTACATATTTGGTACGGCTTGCGGTCCTCATCCCTATCCGGAAATGGTGTCTTGGTTTCAGTCCGTTATAGGGGTGGAAACACGACAACAGATTGTACAACAAACTGGAAAATTGCCTTCTGCGGTCTATGCTTGTGTTGGTGGGGGTTCTAACGCTATTGGGATTTTCAGTGGGTTTCTTGATGACAAGAGCGTTCAGTTAATTGGTGTAGAAGCAGGTGGTAGCGGTTTGAATTCGCACAAGCACGCAGCACGTCTGGCTTCAAAAGATGCAACAGTTGGCATATCACAGGGGTATAAAACTTATTTCCTACAAAACAATGACGGACAAATGCAAGAAACCCATTCCATTGCTGCGGGTTTAGACTACGTTGGTGTATCGCCCGTTCTAGCACATCTGTTAGAACTCGGTCGGATTCAAGTTAGTACTGCAACAGATCAAGAGGTTTTAGATACTCTGAAACTTTGCCTCACTAAAGAAGGTCTTATCCCATCTTTGGAGTCTACTCATGCTTTCGTCCAAGCATTTAAGGACGCACCACGGCTTTCTCCGGAAGATTGTATTGTTATTAACCTATCTGGGCGTGGGGATAAAGATATTTTCACCTTGGCAAATGCTTTTGGCGATCGCTCTTGGAAAGAATTCTTAAGCAACAAAATCGATCAATTAAGTTAA
- a CDS encoding RNA-guided endonuclease InsQ/TnpB family protein has product MIVLEFKAKGKTTQYTAIDEAIRTAQFVRNKSIRFWMDNRGVGQKEMYRLSKSLRREFLFVKALNSSACQASIERAYSSIARFYDNCKKSVPGKKGYPKFKKNSRSVEYKTSGWSLSETRKQITFTDKKGIGTLKLKGTWDLNFYQLEQVKRVRLVRRADGYYVQFLISVDNKLETQPTGKTIGLDVGLKEFYTDSNGHSEPNPRFYRTGEKRLKFRQKRVSRKKKGSANRKKAINKLGRVHLKISRQREEHAKRLARCVIQSHDLVSYEDLRIKNLVKNHCLAKSINDAGWYKFRKWLEYFGVKFGRITVAVNPAYTSQECFSCGAIVKKSLSTRTHVCECGFVIDRDSNAAINILKLALSTVGHTGTWIYYPNASGDSTSTHTGEILYQQVGSVIEESSPL; this is encoded by the coding sequence ATGATTGTTTTAGAATTCAAAGCCAAAGGGAAAACGACTCAATATACTGCCATTGATGAGGCGATTAGGACGGCTCAATTTGTTCGCAATAAGAGTATCCGTTTTTGGATGGATAATCGAGGCGTGGGACAAAAAGAAATGTATCGCCTTAGTAAGTCATTGAGAAGAGAATTCCTATTTGTAAAAGCTCTGAATTCTAGTGCTTGCCAAGCTTCTATTGAACGGGCTTATAGTTCTATTGCTCGTTTTTACGACAACTGCAAAAAGTCTGTTCCGGGTAAAAAGGGATATCCAAAGTTCAAGAAAAATTCTCGCTCAGTGGAGTATAAAACCTCTGGGTGGTCACTTTCCGAGACCAGGAAACAAATAACCTTCACCGACAAAAAAGGTATTGGTACGCTCAAGCTGAAAGGAACATGGGATTTAAACTTCTACCAATTAGAACAGGTAAAACGAGTTAGATTAGTTCGTCGTGCTGATGGGTATTATGTTCAATTTCTGATTAGTGTAGACAACAAATTAGAAACACAACCCACAGGGAAAACCATTGGTTTGGATGTAGGACTTAAAGAATTCTATACCGACAGCAATGGACATAGTGAACCTAACCCAAGGTTTTATCGCACAGGAGAGAAACGTCTAAAATTTAGACAAAAGCGCGTTTCTCGTAAAAAGAAAGGCTCTGCCAACCGTAAGAAAGCTATTAATAAATTAGGGCGAGTACACCTCAAAATAAGTAGGCAACGTGAAGAACACGCCAAGAGACTGGCGCGTTGCGTAATCCAATCTCACGACTTGGTATCCTATGAAGATTTGAGGATTAAAAATTTAGTGAAAAATCACTGTCTCGCTAAATCTATTAATGATGCTGGTTGGTATAAATTCAGAAAATGGTTGGAGTATTTTGGGGTGAAGTTTGGCAGGATAACTGTTGCGGTTAACCCCGCCTACACTTCTCAAGAATGCTTCAGTTGTGGCGCAATAGTCAAAAAATCTCTATCTACAAGAACCCATGTTTGCGAATGCGGCTTTGTCATAGATAGAGACTCGAATGCCGCTATCAATATTCTGAAATTAGCCTTGAGTACCGTAGGGCATACGGGAACTTGGATCTACTATCCGAACGCTTCAGGAGATTCGACCTCTACTCATACTGGAGAAATCCTGTATCAGCAAGTTGGGTCTGTGATTGAAGAATCTTCGCCCTTATAG
- the trpA gene encoding tryptophan synthase subunit alpha: MKTLSLTTNVTTTLEKRIVETRQQKDILLMSHVVLGYPSFDSNRVAINSLVNAGVELIELQFPFSEPIADGPILIKANQEAVANGATVHECFQFAREITKKHPRTLFLITTYYNILFKYGVKKFIKSASKIGIAGAIVPDLPPEEATEYVEICKNNDVAAIFLLTPKTRYSRIQQIAGMASGMVYCVARAGVTGDRTNFSEDFDSYIQRVREATSLPIGVGFGIQTKEDIEYLKGRVDIAVIGTQAVKLLVEKGAQSLGEYMRGLRSETVSFMKL, encoded by the coding sequence ATGAAAACACTATCACTTACCACTAATGTCACCACAACTTTAGAGAAACGTATTGTGGAGACTCGTCAGCAAAAAGATATATTATTAATGTCTCATGTTGTTCTTGGGTATCCTTCTTTTGATAGTAATAGAGTTGCCATTAATTCACTAGTGAATGCAGGTGTTGAACTGATTGAACTGCAATTTCCTTTTTCCGAACCCATAGCAGATGGACCTATTTTGATTAAGGCAAATCAAGAAGCTGTGGCAAATGGAGCAACAGTCCACGAATGTTTTCAGTTTGCCAGAGAAATTACAAAAAAACATCCCCGGACTCTGTTCTTAATCACTACCTACTACAATATCCTGTTTAAGTATGGAGTCAAGAAGTTTATTAAGTCAGCATCTAAAATTGGTATTGCTGGAGCGATCGTACCAGATTTGCCTCCAGAAGAAGCCACTGAATATGTAGAAATTTGTAAAAACAATGATGTAGCTGCTATTTTTCTATTAACACCTAAAACCCGTTATTCAAGAATTCAACAAATTGCAGGAATGGCAAGCGGAATGGTTTATTGTGTTGCGCGTGCGGGAGTGACAGGCGATCGGACTAACTTCTCTGAAGATTTTGACAGTTACATACAAAGAGTTCGAGAAGCAACCAGTTTACCAATAGGGGTTGGTTTTGGAATTCAAACCAAGGAAGACATTGAATATTTAAAAGGGCGAGTTGATATTGCAGTTATTGGTACGCAAGCTGTGAAATTGTTAGTTGAGAAGGGAGCGCAATCACTCGGCGAGTATATGAGAGGCTTGCGAAGCGAGACCGTAAGTTTTATGAAGTTGTAA
- a CDS encoding DUF86 domain-containing protein, protein MSKTDKVRLRHILDAANQAIAFTQGRNRADLDTDTMLALAVVRLIEILGEAAKNVSQGTKDSIPDIPWRQIAGTRDRLSHAYFDVNLDII, encoded by the coding sequence ATGTCAAAAACTGATAAGGTACGTTTGCGGCATATACTGGATGCAGCAAATCAGGCAATTGCATTCACACAAGGACGTAATCGCGCTGACTTGGATACCGATACTATGCTGGCACTGGCGGTTGTCCGGCTGATTGAGATTTTGGGTGAAGCAGCCAAAAACGTTTCTCAAGGAACTAAAGACAGCATACCTGATATTCCTTGGCGACAAATTGCTGGAACTCGAGATCGGCTGAGCCATGCCTACTTTGATGTTAATCTTGACATCATTTAG